In Paludisphaera rhizosphaerae, a single window of DNA contains:
- a CDS encoding 5-(carboxyamino)imidazole ribonucleotide synthase, whose amino-acid sequence MTAVDDQILYPPASIAVVGSGQLGRMFIQAAQSMGYQAGVLSATAETPAAQVADWSVLGPPDHLPALRALAERAQAVTVEFENVSAPALRWLAKRRIVRPGWRTLWVSQNRIREKSFLTRHGIPHAPWRPVRTPEELATADRELGRPMILKTADSGYDGKGQVLVGPGDDPEDAWSSLGRASCVAEGWVEFAAEASVVVARGRDGQAAAFPIALNHHERHILATSVAPAPVGPIVAQEARDVALAVAQALDAVGVLCVEFFVTADGRLLVNEIAPRPHNSGHLTIEGAYTSQFEQQVRALCGLPLGSCDLVTPAAMVNLLGDLWAGGEPRWDNALRDPGVKLHLYGKRTAKPGRKMGHITVLDSTAEGALARALAAKQALTER is encoded by the coding sequence ATGACGGCCGTGGACGATCAGATCCTCTACCCGCCGGCATCGATCGCGGTCGTCGGCAGCGGGCAACTCGGCCGGATGTTCATCCAGGCGGCCCAGAGCATGGGCTACCAGGCGGGCGTCCTGAGCGCCACGGCTGAGACCCCCGCGGCGCAGGTCGCCGACTGGTCGGTCCTCGGCCCGCCCGACCACCTGCCGGCCCTCCGCGCCCTGGCCGAGCGCGCTCAGGCGGTGACGGTAGAGTTCGAGAACGTGTCGGCCCCCGCCCTGCGCTGGCTGGCGAAACGCCGGATCGTCCGTCCTGGCTGGCGGACATTGTGGGTCAGCCAGAACCGGATCCGGGAGAAGTCGTTCCTCACCCGCCACGGCATCCCGCACGCTCCCTGGCGACCCGTCCGCACTCCCGAGGAACTGGCGACGGCCGACCGCGAGCTGGGCCGGCCGATGATCCTGAAGACGGCCGACTCCGGCTACGACGGCAAGGGCCAGGTCCTCGTCGGTCCCGGCGACGACCCGGAAGACGCATGGTCGAGCCTGGGTCGGGCGTCCTGTGTGGCCGAGGGCTGGGTCGAGTTCGCCGCCGAGGCGTCCGTCGTCGTCGCCCGCGGCCGCGATGGTCAGGCCGCGGCGTTTCCGATCGCCCTGAACCACCACGAGCGCCACATCCTGGCGACCTCGGTCGCCCCCGCGCCGGTCGGCCCGATCGTCGCGCAGGAAGCCCGCGACGTGGCCCTCGCAGTGGCCCAGGCCCTCGACGCGGTCGGGGTGCTCTGCGTCGAGTTCTTCGTCACGGCCGACGGCCGCCTGCTGGTCAACGAGATTGCACCCCGGCCCCACAACTCGGGCCATTTGACGATCGAGGGGGCTTACACGAGCCAGTTCGAGCAGCAGGTGCGAGCCCTCTGCGGCCTGCCGCTGGGCTCTTGCGACCTCGTCACGCCGGCGGCGATGGTCAACCTGCTGGGCGACCTCTGGGCCGGCGGCGAGCCCCGGTGGGACAACGCTCTCCGCGACCCCGGCGTGAAGCTCCACCTCTACGGCAAACGGACCGCCAAGCCCGGCCGCAAGATGGGCCACATCACCGTCCTCGACTCCACGGCTGAAGGCGCCCTGGCGCGGGCCCTCGCGGCGAAGCAGGCGTTGACGGAGCGGTGA
- a CDS encoding SGNH/GDSL hydrolase family protein — protein sequence MDGTKRSAWIWVIGSALIAGLTLGDEAVAGPYTGLIVFGDSLSDVGNTYAAAGMPPAPYYGGRYSNGPIWVEYLAQKLGIAAPTPSYLGGTDYAWGFAQSSGGFTYPPEAGGAGVPNLLTQIGGFVQAGGTLDSTKLVSIWAGANDFLNNGVTDYNQVADNIVTAITSLAAVGGTQFLVGGLPLLGTLPATLSQPPQVQALLNQLTLAFNMTLEAKLQALEMSHPSLHIFFNDVNSEFQKIVADPSVYGLTNVTGSALADGVYDGKGYLFWDGVHPTTAVHELIAQMAFQEVVPEPSSLVLAAISGVTVLVASRLRRAA from the coding sequence ATGGATGGGACGAAGCGGTCCGCATGGATCTGGGTGATCGGGTCGGCTCTCATTGCCGGACTGACTCTGGGCGATGAAGCCGTAGCTGGGCCATATACTGGCCTCATTGTCTTCGGAGACAGCCTCTCCGACGTCGGCAACACGTATGCAGCCGCGGGTATGCCCCCGGCGCCGTATTACGGTGGGCGTTACTCGAACGGGCCGATCTGGGTCGAGTACCTGGCTCAAAAACTGGGGATCGCGGCCCCTACCCCGAGCTATCTGGGTGGGACCGACTACGCCTGGGGATTCGCCCAGTCGAGCGGCGGCTTCACCTATCCTCCGGAAGCCGGCGGCGCAGGCGTCCCGAATCTGCTGACCCAGATCGGCGGGTTCGTGCAGGCCGGGGGGACGTTGGATTCGACCAAGCTGGTCTCGATCTGGGCTGGCGCCAACGACTTCCTCAACAACGGCGTGACCGATTACAACCAGGTGGCCGACAACATCGTTACGGCGATCACGAGTCTGGCGGCCGTGGGGGGGACTCAGTTCCTGGTGGGCGGGCTGCCGCTGCTGGGAACGCTGCCTGCGACCCTTAGCCAGCCGCCCCAGGTGCAGGCCCTTCTCAACCAACTCACGCTGGCCTTCAACATGACGTTGGAGGCGAAGCTCCAGGCTCTTGAGATGAGCCATCCGAGCCTGCACATCTTCTTCAACGACGTGAACAGCGAGTTCCAGAAAATCGTCGCCGATCCCTCGGTCTATGGGCTGACCAACGTCACCGGCTCGGCGCTTGCCGACGGCGTGTACGACGGGAAGGGCTACCTGTTCTGGGACGGCGTTCATCCCACGACGGCCGTTCACGAGCTCATCGCCCAGATGGCCTTTCAGGAAGTCGTCCCGGAGCCCTCTTCCCTGGTGCTCGCGGCGATCTCGGGTGTGACGGTCCTCGTCGCCAGCCGGCTTCGACGCGCGGCGTAA
- the purE gene encoding 5-(carboxyamino)imidazole ribonucleotide mutase gives MEHMVKLQEQADASPPLVGVVMGSKSDWETMRHASELLTELKIPHETRVVSAHRTPERLFAYGREAEGRGIELIIAGAGGAAHLPGMLAAISILPVLGVPVESRTLKGVDSLLSIVQMPRGVPVGTLAIGASGAANAALLAAAMLGRKYPEIREALAAFREAQTDAVGESPQ, from the coding sequence ATGGAACACATGGTCAAACTCCAGGAACAAGCCGACGCGTCCCCTCCCCTGGTCGGCGTGGTGATGGGGAGCAAGTCCGACTGGGAGACGATGCGGCACGCCTCCGAGTTGCTGACAGAGCTGAAGATTCCCCACGAGACCCGCGTCGTCTCCGCCCACCGGACTCCCGAACGCCTGTTCGCATACGGTCGTGAGGCCGAGGGGCGGGGGATTGAGCTGATCATCGCCGGGGCTGGGGGTGCTGCGCACCTACCGGGGATGCTGGCGGCGATCTCCATCCTGCCGGTGCTGGGCGTTCCGGTGGAGAGTCGCACTCTCAAGGGGGTCGACTCGCTGCTGTCGATCGTCCAGATGCCGCGCGGGGTGCCTGTCGGGACGCTGGCCATCGGCGCGTCGGGCGCGGCCAACGCCGCGCTGCTGGCGGCGGCGATGCTCGGCCGCAAGTACCCCGAGATTCGCGAGGCCCTCGCCGCATTCCGCGAGGCCCAGACCGACGCCGTGGGGGAATCCCCCCAATGA
- a CDS encoding radical SAM protein produces MNDAPPADSRSIPAPDEKALARRLRPLNGKAAGDLVVHEVYRSIQGESTFAGLPCVFIRLTACHLRCTYCDTPHAFHHGETMRLDDVVAAVEKLGGGLVELTGGEPLLQEEAYPLMSRLADLGWTVLLETSGGVATDRVDPRVRIILDVKTPASGEVDANVWENLDRIRPTDEVKFVLGDRADFDWAVEVVRRYDLARRCPVLFSAVFGRVDPTDLAAWVLETGLPIRLQVQLHKILWDPQARGV; encoded by the coding sequence ATGAACGACGCTCCCCCCGCTGATTCCCGATCCATCCCCGCGCCTGATGAGAAGGCCCTTGCGCGTCGGCTGCGGCCCCTGAATGGGAAGGCGGCCGGGGATCTCGTCGTCCACGAGGTCTACCGGAGCATCCAGGGGGAGAGCACGTTCGCCGGGCTCCCCTGCGTCTTCATCCGACTGACCGCCTGCCACCTCCGCTGCACCTACTGCGACACGCCCCACGCCTTCCACCATGGGGAGACGATGAGGCTGGACGACGTCGTTGCGGCCGTGGAGAAGCTCGGCGGGGGGCTCGTGGAACTGACCGGCGGCGAGCCGCTGCTTCAGGAAGAGGCCTATCCGTTGATGTCGAGGCTGGCGGACCTCGGCTGGACCGTGTTGCTGGAGACGAGCGGCGGGGTCGCGACGGACCGGGTCGACCCGCGCGTCCGGATCATCCTCGACGTCAAGACGCCGGCCTCGGGCGAGGTCGACGCCAACGTCTGGGAGAACCTCGACAGGATCCGGCCGACCGACGAGGTCAAGTTCGTCCTCGGCGACCGCGCCGACTTTGACTGGGCCGTCGAGGTCGTCCGCCGTTATGACCTGGCGCGACGTTGCCCGGTCCTCTTCAGCGCGGTCTTCGGCCGGGTCGACCCGACCGATCTAGCCGCCTGGGTGCTGGAGACCGGCCTGCCGATCCGCCTGCAAGTGCAACTCCACAAGATCCTCTGGGATCCCCAGGCGCGAGGCGTCTGA
- a CDS encoding methyltransferase domain-containing protein, producing MADDLASGFKNVDRAEDFEVFSKCLTLVDSIPFFAACKRDSFFLLNAAPGKRILDVGCGLGDDAAAMAKLAAPTGKVVGVDGSRAMIEAARGRHGGVSGLSFSVADAAALPFDDASFDACRIDRVLQHIPDPAPVVREMARILKPGGVMVAFDNDWETLTVDSPDRPLTRTALNAWCDRFPSGWIGRHLVPLFLDAGLRDVVATPKTLVLQDLGVADQLYLFFATIERLVAAGTVDRKDADAWLLALREASASGRFFCSYTGFLVRGVKPTG from the coding sequence ATGGCCGACGACCTGGCTTCAGGCTTCAAAAACGTGGACCGCGCCGAGGACTTCGAGGTCTTCTCGAAGTGCCTCACCCTCGTCGATTCGATCCCCTTCTTCGCGGCCTGCAAGCGCGATAGCTTCTTCCTCCTCAACGCCGCGCCGGGCAAACGGATCCTGGACGTCGGCTGCGGCCTGGGGGACGACGCCGCGGCGATGGCGAAGCTCGCCGCGCCGACCGGCAAGGTCGTCGGCGTGGACGGCAGCCGGGCGATGATCGAGGCGGCCCGGGGTCGGCACGGCGGGGTTTCGGGCCTCTCCTTCAGCGTCGCCGACGCGGCCGCGCTCCCCTTCGACGACGCGAGCTTCGACGCCTGCCGGATCGACCGCGTCCTGCAGCACATCCCCGATCCCGCGCCGGTGGTCCGTGAGATGGCCCGCATCCTGAAGCCCGGCGGCGTGATGGTCGCCTTTGACAACGACTGGGAAACCCTCACCGTCGACTCGCCCGACCGGCCCCTGACGCGGACGGCCCTGAACGCCTGGTGCGACCGCTTCCCCTCAGGATGGATCGGTCGACACCTGGTCCCGCTGTTCCTGGACGCGGGGCTCCGAGACGTCGTGGCGACGCCGAAAACCCTGGTTCTCCAGGATCTGGGCGTGGCGGACCAACTCTACCTTTTCTTCGCGACGATCGAGCGCCTGGTCGCCGCTGGAACGGTCGACCGGAAGGACGCCGACGCCTGGTTGCTGGCCCTTCGCGAAGCTTCGGCCTCGGGCCGCTTCTTCTGCTCGTACACCGGCTTCCTGGTCCGGGGCGTCAAGCCGACCGGCTGA